A DNA window from Pseudodesulfovibrio thermohalotolerans contains the following coding sequences:
- a CDS encoding NUDIX hydrolase — protein MISPQDSLEQDANHLVEVIDKDNRPLAVLSKRSVHRQLLMHRSVQVLVFNPEKKIFLQKRNQNKLFFPGRWDISARTHPRAGESAFDAAVRALKEELNLEIEHPQLVRELPAGPETGFEHVSLFEVTRNTLSVVPNEDSASEGFYYSPEELTCLVKEFRELLTPNLVILWESGLLVPA, from the coding sequence ATGATCTCTCCCCAAGACTCCCTCGAACAAGACGCGAACCATCTGGTCGAAGTCATCGACAAGGACAACCGCCCGCTGGCCGTGCTTTCCAAGCGCAGCGTACACCGCCAGTTGCTGATGCACCGTTCCGTCCAGGTGCTCGTTTTCAATCCCGAAAAAAAAATTTTCCTGCAAAAGCGCAACCAGAACAAACTGTTCTTTCCGGGCAGATGGGACATCTCCGCCCGGACCCATCCCCGGGCCGGTGAATCCGCGTTCGATGCCGCCGTGCGCGCCCTCAAGGAAGAGCTGAATCTGGAAATCGAACATCCCCAACTGGTCAGAGAGCTGCCCGCCGGGCCTGAAACCGGATTCGAACACGTCTCTCTGTTCGAGGTGACCAGAAACACCCTGTCCGTTGTCCCCAATGAAGACTCGGCGTCCGAAGGATTCTACTACTCTCCGGAGGAGCTGACCTGCCTGGTCAAGGAATTCCGGGAGCTGCTTACGCCGAACCTCGTCATTCTGTGGGAATCCGGCCTGCTCGTGCCGGCCTAA
- the rimI gene encoding ribosomal protein S18-alanine N-acetyltransferase produces MRDVVVELGAPDVGDLIELEALCFDYHWTEEQFLLGLEAGAFKVIGVRRGGILAGYMAFSLIADEMEILNLAVHPDFRRQGLGEALLARSFEICRQSGIAKSFLDVKVSNDPALALYRKFGYKKIGIRKKYYPDTKEDALLFRYDFQNNEA; encoded by the coding sequence ATGAGAGACGTGGTCGTCGAATTGGGAGCGCCGGATGTCGGCGACCTCATCGAGCTTGAAGCGCTTTGCTTCGATTATCATTGGACCGAGGAGCAGTTCCTGCTTGGTCTTGAGGCGGGAGCCTTCAAGGTAATCGGCGTGCGCAGGGGCGGCATTCTTGCCGGGTACATGGCTTTTTCTCTCATTGCGGACGAGATGGAGATACTCAACCTGGCCGTACATCCGGATTTTAGACGGCAAGGGCTGGGCGAAGCCCTGCTGGCCAGGAGTTTCGAGATATGCCGCCAAAGCGGCATCGCCAAAAGTTTTTTGGATGTAAAGGTCTCCAATGATCCGGCCTTGGCATTATACCGCAAGTTCGGATACAAGAAGATTGGCATAAGGAAGAAATATTACCCGGACACCAAGGAAGACGCACTGTTGTTCCGGTACGATTTTCAAAACAACGAAGCGTG
- a CDS encoding lysophospholipid acyltransferase family protein: MKTPIDSAAFTPFIASLFKLWVRTIRFEPVGESERLLDANRQGSPTVLALWHGEIFPVAAYGLTMSSHLVTFVSQSRDGEFIAQVLERLGHTTVRGSSSRGGVKALLQAKRVMERENRMAVFTIDGPKGPLHKAKDGVIFLAQRVGAKIIPLRAYPKRKKIFDKSWDHFVLPMPFTRCPIYIGEPMEVTSEKLTKEVLAQEAARLEARMLSLGPE, encoded by the coding sequence ATGAAAACACCGATTGATTCCGCCGCGTTTACGCCTTTCATCGCCTCGCTGTTCAAATTGTGGGTGCGTACGATCCGCTTCGAGCCGGTGGGCGAGTCTGAACGTTTGCTTGATGCGAACCGACAAGGTTCCCCAACGGTCCTGGCCCTTTGGCATGGCGAGATTTTTCCTGTGGCCGCCTACGGCTTGACCATGAGTTCGCATTTGGTGACCTTCGTTAGTCAGAGCAGGGACGGCGAGTTCATTGCCCAGGTTCTGGAGCGGCTGGGGCATACCACGGTGCGCGGTTCCAGTTCGCGGGGCGGAGTCAAGGCGCTGCTCCAGGCAAAGCGTGTCATGGAGCGGGAGAACCGCATGGCCGTTTTCACCATCGACGGCCCGAAAGGCCCGCTCCACAAAGCCAAGGACGGAGTTATCTTTTTGGCTCAACGGGTTGGAGCCAAGATTATCCCGCTTCGCGCCTACCCCAAGCGCAAAAAAATCTTCGACAAATCCTGGGACCATTTCGTCCTGCCCATGCCGTTTACCCGATGCCCGATCTACATCGGTGAGCCCATGGAAGTGACCTCCGAAAAGTTGACCAAGGAAGTCCTTGCCCAAGAAGCAGCCAGGCTTGAAGCCCGGATGCTCTCCCTTGGCCCGGAGTAG
- a CDS encoding DUF6485 family protein, producing MKKKDQCPRSKINEQYCTCTHNCDKHGICCECLHYHRQRGELPACYFTAEEEKTFNRSVEFFIQRRS from the coding sequence ATGAAAAAGAAGGATCAATGCCCGCGATCGAAAATCAACGAGCAATATTGTACTTGCACCCATAACTGCGACAAACATGGCATTTGTTGCGAATGTCTGCACTACCATCGGCAGAGAGGAGAACTCCCCGCCTGCTATTTCACTGCGGAAGAGGAGAAGACCTTCAACAGGTCCGTGGAATTTTTCATCCAGCGCAGGTCTTGA
- a CDS encoding inositol monophosphatase family protein, with protein sequence MTGDFDATRVMQGLERVADRAGEIVREGAGRTRTIRHKGRIDLVTETDMAVETMLKDELAALLPGSDFLAEETAKDTEPGELTWIIDPVDGTTNFAHGLPFVANSIALWHRDRVVLGMVNMPLMNERFTAMEGRGAFLNGTPISVTGEADLEQSLLATGFPYDIEKHLEDILRNLRTLLPLTQGIRRAGAAAVDLAYVACGRLDGFYERALNPWDTAAGTLLVREAGGMVSEYEASRPYSFASPCILATNGRIHGKVSGLIAKG encoded by the coding sequence ATGACGGGTGATTTCGACGCCACGCGAGTTATGCAAGGGCTTGAGCGCGTTGCGGACAGGGCCGGAGAAATCGTGCGGGAAGGCGCCGGCCGGACCCGAACCATCAGGCACAAGGGCCGTATCGACCTGGTTACCGAGACCGACATGGCCGTGGAGACCATGCTCAAGGACGAGCTTGCCGCGCTGCTGCCCGGATCGGATTTTCTGGCCGAGGAGACGGCCAAGGATACTGAGCCCGGCGAATTGACCTGGATCATCGATCCCGTGGACGGGACTACGAATTTCGCCCATGGCCTTCCATTCGTGGCCAACTCCATCGCTTTGTGGCATCGTGATCGGGTGGTTCTCGGCATGGTCAACATGCCTCTCATGAATGAACGGTTCACCGCCATGGAAGGGCGGGGAGCTTTCCTGAACGGCACTCCCATCAGTGTGACCGGCGAAGCCGATCTTGAGCAATCCCTGTTGGCCACGGGTTTCCCCTACGACATCGAGAAGCACCTCGAAGACATTCTTCGGAATCTCCGTACGCTGCTGCCTTTGACGCAGGGCATCCGCCGGGCGGGCGCGGCTGCCGTGGACCTGGCATATGTCGCCTGCGGACGGCTGGATGGTTTCTACGAGCGCGCTCTGAATCCGTGGGACACGGCGGCCGGAACGCTGCTTGTCCGCGAGGCGGGCGGCATGGTGAGTGAGTACGAAGCCTCCAGGCCCTATTCGTTCGCATCGCCTTGTATCCTGGCCACCAACGGCCGGATTCACGGAAAGGTAAGCGGGCTTATCGCGAAGGGTTAG
- the gcvT gene encoding glycine cleavage system aminomethyltransferase GcvT — MENLQTTPLTRWHRDNGAKMAPFAGFDMPVQYKGIIIEHKHTREKAGIFDICHMGEFTLSGSGAKDGLNKIVSHDLDTLGPGKCRYGFLLNETGGINDDLIIYCKAEDDYMLVVNGACRQKDFDHIAANLPDGLTFTDISDETGKIDVQGPESLDVLNDLFGSKWNHLKYFNFESTDALGFPMIVSRTGYTGELGYELYLPADKALEIWEKLIADERVEPVGLGARDTLRLEIGYPLYGQDLDEQRTPVEAGAGFFLKKESDYIGKSGLGRVDESLIPLTIEGRRTARHHDEVFLPGGKKTGVITSGSFAPSLGHCVALAYVRAEDADKDTFIIKTARAELEAKKTGLPFYKEGTARMKTE; from the coding sequence TTGGAAAACCTGCAGACCACCCCGCTCACCCGATGGCACAGGGATAACGGCGCCAAGATGGCCCCGTTCGCCGGTTTCGACATGCCGGTGCAGTACAAAGGCATTATCATCGAGCATAAGCACACCCGCGAAAAGGCCGGCATCTTCGACATTTGCCACATGGGTGAATTCACGCTCTCCGGCAGCGGCGCCAAGGACGGTTTGAACAAGATCGTCAGCCACGACCTGGACACGCTGGGCCCCGGCAAGTGCCGCTACGGCTTCCTGCTCAATGAAACCGGCGGCATCAACGACGACCTGATAATCTACTGCAAGGCCGAGGATGATTACATGCTCGTGGTCAACGGCGCGTGCCGCCAAAAGGACTTCGACCACATCGCGGCCAACCTGCCCGACGGCCTGACCTTCACCGACATCAGCGACGAGACCGGCAAAATCGACGTGCAGGGTCCCGAAAGTCTTGACGTGCTCAACGACCTCTTCGGATCAAAATGGAATCACCTGAAATACTTCAATTTCGAATCGACCGACGCATTGGGCTTTCCCATGATCGTCAGCCGCACCGGCTATACGGGCGAGCTTGGCTACGAACTCTACCTCCCCGCCGACAAGGCTTTGGAAATCTGGGAGAAACTGATCGCCGACGAGCGCGTCGAGCCTGTCGGTCTGGGCGCTCGCGACACTCTGCGCCTGGAGATCGGCTATCCGCTCTACGGTCAAGACCTGGATGAGCAGCGCACCCCCGTAGAAGCGGGAGCCGGATTCTTCCTCAAGAAGGAATCCGATTACATCGGCAAATCAGGCCTCGGCCGGGTGGACGAATCTCTGATCCCCCTGACCATTGAAGGCCGCCGAACCGCCCGGCATCACGATGAAGTTTTCCTGCCCGGCGGCAAGAAAACCGGCGTGATAACCAGCGGCTCCTTCGCCCCCAGCCTCGGGCACTGCGTTGCCCTGGCCTACGTCAGGGCCGAAGACGCGGACAAGGACACCTTCATCATCAAGACCGCCCGCGCCGAACTGGAAGCGAAAAAGACCGGCCTTCCCTTCTACAAAGAAGGAACGGCCAGGATGAAAACGGAGTAA
- the yedF gene encoding sulfurtransferase-like selenium metabolism protein YedF, producing MSDISIDCKGLPCPQPVLRCKETIEKDGPAKLVVVVDNDAARENVSRFLTMQGYAVQTERSGSDHIVTGQRENTAEAGTDSDECAVLAKADPKIPVSEKTLVFVPAETMGSGDDELGASLMFNFMVTLKELGDELWRIILVNGGVKLAVPGSRCFEELKKLEESGVSILVCGTCLEFFGLTDQRGVGDVTNMLDVVTSFQLATKTIRV from the coding sequence ATGTCCGACATTTCCATTGATTGCAAAGGACTTCCCTGCCCCCAGCCCGTGCTGCGCTGCAAGGAAACCATCGAAAAGGACGGCCCGGCCAAACTGGTGGTCGTCGTGGACAACGACGCCGCAAGGGAAAACGTATCCCGTTTCCTGACCATGCAGGGCTATGCGGTGCAAACGGAGCGCTCCGGTTCGGACCACATTGTTACCGGCCAACGGGAAAACACGGCTGAAGCTGGCACGGACTCCGATGAATGCGCCGTCCTCGCCAAAGCCGACCCCAAAATCCCCGTCAGCGAAAAAACACTTGTCTTCGTGCCCGCCGAGACCATGGGCTCGGGCGACGACGAACTCGGCGCCAGCCTGATGTTCAACTTCATGGTTACCTTGAAGGAACTCGGAGACGAGCTGTGGCGCATCATCCTGGTCAATGGCGGCGTGAAGCTCGCGGTACCCGGCAGCCGATGCTTCGAAGAGCTTAAAAAGCTTGAGGAAAGCGGCGTCTCCATTCTGGTTTGCGGCACCTGTTTGGAATTTTTCGGCCTGACAGATCAGCGCGGCGTGGGCGACGTGACCAACATGCTCGACGTGGTCACCAGCTTCCAGCTTGCCACCAAGACCATTCGGGTCTAG